From a region of the Impatiens glandulifera chromosome 4, dImpGla2.1, whole genome shotgun sequence genome:
- the LOC124935078 gene encoding cytochrome P450 76A1-like, which translates to MNKRYPVKKREERAVKMVFWFIIILLLLPFLLLRQYRRKPRQLPPGPPSWPVVGHLFDLGPMPHHTVAKFGEKYGPVIWLKLGSINTVAINSTKAAMDLFKNHDATFSDRAIRNLMRAQDYHNSSVAIAPTGPYWRTLRRISAMEMLTVKRINETVGVRRRCVDGLMNWIVTEIETGRARNGVHLARFVFLTSFNLLGNLMVSRDLVDPDSSVGSEFYGAMTGLMEWTGHPNMADVFPVLGWLDLQGLWRNMNRDLKKAMEIAGEFVKERVEERRRRQLQQAVAGDDDVIDGKKDFLDVLLDFEGKGKDEPSKLTQHNVVTYILEIFLAGSESTSSTIEWAFTELLCSPGDSMSKAKTELFKVLGDRKMEEADIDSLPYLQAVVKETLRLHPPIPFLVPRRAIEDTTFMGYDIPKGTQMFVNAWAIGRDPESWENPNVFQPERFLGSDIDYKGQHYEMIPFGAGRRMCAGVPLAHRMLHLVLGTLLHEFDWELCNGVTSANIDWKERMGVTVRKMEPLLLIPKKCNVV; encoded by the exons atgaataagCGTTATCCGGTGAAG aagagagaagagagagctGTGAAAATGGTTTTCTGGTTTATAATAATACTCCTATTGTTACCATTTCTCCTCCTCCGCCAGTACCGTCGGAAGCCACGGCAGCTTCCGCCAGGGCCACCATCCTGGCCGGTGGTAGGCCACTTATTTGATCTCGGCCCGATGCCACACCACACAGTGGCTAAATTCGGTGAAAAATACGGCCCCGTTATTTGGCTCAAGCTCGGCTCAATCAATACCGTAGCAATCAACTCGACAAAAGCGGCGATGGATCTCTTCAAGAACCACGACGCCACCTTCTCCGACCGAGCCATCCGCAACTTAATGCGGGCTCAAGATTACCACAATAGTTCGGTCGCCATAGCCCCGACCGGCCCATATTGGCGAACGTTGAGACGGATAAGCGCGATGGAAATGCTAACTGTAAAACGAATCAACGAGACCGTCGGCGTTCGTCGGCGGTGCGTTGACGGGCTAATGAATTGGATAGTAACCGAGATCGAAACGGGTCGTGCACGAAACGGGGTTCATTTGGCTCGATTCGTGTTCTTGACATCGTTTAACTTGCTTGGAAATTTGATGGTTTCAAGGGACCTAGTGGATCCGGATTCGAGCGTTGGGTCGGAGTTTTATGGGGCTATGACGGGTTTGATGGAGTGGACGGGTCACCCGAATATGGCGGATGTGTTTCCGGTTCTTGGGTGGTTGGATCTTCAGGGGCTTTGGAGAAATATGAATAGAGATTTGAAGAAGGCAATGGAGATAGCCGGCGAGTTTGTGAAGGAACGTGTAGAGGAGAGGCGGAGGCGGCAGCTGCAGCAGGCTGTAGCCGGCGATGATGACGTCATCGACGGGAAGAAAGACTTTCTTGATGTGCTTTTGGATTTTGAAGGGAAGGGAAAAGATGAGCCATCTAAATTGACTCAACATAACGTCGTCACATATATTTTG GAAATTTTCTTAGCAGGATCAGAATCAACCAGTAGCACAATCGAATGGGCATTCACAGAGTTATTATGCAGCCCGGGTGACTCGATGTCCAAAGCCAAGACTGAACTCTTCAAAGTTCTTGGTGACAGGAAAATGGAAGAGGCCGACATCGATAGCCTCCCATACTTACAAGCCGTGGTAAAAGAAACACTGCGTTTACACCCACCTATCCCGTTTCTAGTTCCTAGAAGAGCCATAGAAGATACTACTTTCATGGGGTACGATATACCCAAAGGCACACAAATGTTTGTTAATGCATGGGCAATCGGAAGAGACCCTGAATCTTGGGAAAATCCGAATGTTTTTCAGCCAGAGAGGTTTTTGGGCTCGGATATTGACTACAAAGGGCAACATTATGAGATGATACCGTTTGGGGCAGGGCGAAGAATGTGTGCAGGCGTGCCATTGGCCCATCGGATGTTGCACCTAGTTCTGGGAACGCTACTTCATGAGTTTGATTGGGAGCTTTGTAACGGGGTGACAAGCGCAAATATCGATTGGAAGGAAAGAATGGGGGTCACTGTGAGGAAAATGGAACCTCTTTTGCTGATACCGAAGAAATGCAATgtagtttaa